The proteins below are encoded in one region of Centropristis striata isolate RG_2023a ecotype Rhode Island chromosome 12, C.striata_1.0, whole genome shotgun sequence:
- the cxcl14 gene encoding C-X-C motif chemokine 14 has translation MHRCTAVLLLLVVALYVLSAEAYKCRCTRKGPKIRYKDVQKLEIKPKHPFCQEKMIFVTMENVARFKGQEYCLHPKLQSTKNLVKWFRIWKDKHRVYEA, from the exons ATGCATCGGTGCACGGCGGTGCTACTTTTGTTAGTGGTGGCCTTATACGTCCTGAGCGCAGAAG CCTACAAGTGCAGGTGCACCAGAAAAGGACCAAAGATCAGATACAAGGATGTGCAGAAGCTGGAGATCAAACCCAAACACCCGTTCTGCCAAGAGAAGATGATATT TGTGACGATGGAGAACGTGGCTCGGTTCAAAGGGCAGGAGTATTGTCTTCATCCCAAACTTCAGAGCACCAAGAATCTGGTCAAATGGTTCCGCATCTGGAAGGACAAGCACAG GGTGTATGAAGCCTAA